One window of the Branchiostoma lanceolatum isolate klBraLanc5 chromosome 3, klBraLanc5.hap2, whole genome shotgun sequence genome contains the following:
- the LOC136430893 gene encoding techylectin-5B-like, which translates to MVRLTLLVCVACVFIRLLTASDVSRRRQQRSLRMSDDEATKHPSKNPPENATSYLYMDIKHIRKGIDALLSWRGTAINYFHHLKTQLHVVVSRVEGALEMMEEKENVIPRRDYLLEIMSEQLLITNDGLNKFEQGLQDVSYSIQELLDQRSKERTEKNLAEAEGSAVVHPKDCQDVVAMHMGNTESGVYIIQPLNYPYSSMHRGMLGQPFYVYCRIENGEGWTVIQRRKDNNTDFYRTWHEYKRGFGSPLGDFWLGNDRIHLLTSQGSYKLRVYMVNWDGESKYADYGWVVLEDEAGLYRLRLGEYGGTAGDSLSYHRGQPFSTWDRDNDARSGNCATICRGAWWYRSCHHSNLNGVYLYSEDNDRDQGIDWNTWTDHVDTLMLVEMRLLPTGLLSNTEKLRKP; encoded by the exons ATGGTTCGTCTTACTCTTCTCGTCTGTGTTGCCTGCGTCTTCATCAGGCTACTAACGGCGTCTGACGTCAGTCGCAGACGTCAACAACGGTCCTTACGGATGTCAGATGATGAGGCGACAAAACATCCTTCGAAGAACCCGCCTGAGAATGCCACGTCCTATCTATACATGGACATCAAACACATCCGCAAAGGGATTGACGCCCTACTGTCCTGGAGAGGTACCGCTATCAACTACTTCCACCATCTCAAGACACAGCTGCACGTCGTAGTCTCGCGCGTGGAAGGGGCTTTGGAGATGATGGAGGAaaaggaaaatgtgatcccacGGAGGGACTACCTCTTAGAAATAATGTCGGAACAACTTCTCATTACCAACGATGGGCTGAATAAGTTTGAGCAAGGCCTGCAAGATGTGTCCTATTCTATTCAGGAATTGCTCGACCAAAGGTCGAAGGAACGAACGGAAAAAAACCTCGCAGAAGCAGAAGGCAGTGCAGTCGTGCATCCAAAAG ATTGTCAGGACGTGGTCGCTATGCATATGGGAAACACGGAAAGCGGCGTCTACATCATCCAACCTCTCAACTACCCCTACTCCTCCATGCACCGCGGCATGTTAGGTCAACCCTTCTACGTCTACTGTCGGATAGAAAACGGCGAGGGCTGGACTGTCATACAGCggagaaaagacaacaacaccGACTTCTACAGGACCTGGCATGAGTACAAGCGTGGCTTCGGGTCTCCATTAGGAGATTTTTGGCTGGGAAACGACAGGATTCACCTGCTGACCAGCCAGGGCAGTTACAAGCTGCGAGTCTACATGGTGAATTGGGATGGGGAGTCCAAGTACGCGGACTATGGCTGGGTCGTGCTAGAGGACGAAGCTGGTCTGTACCGCCTGAGGCTGGGAGAGTACGGCGGCACGGCGGGCGACTCGCTGTCCTACCACCGGGGCCAGCCCttcagcacctgggacaggGACAACGATGCCAGGAGCGGTAACTGCGCGACGATCTGCCGGGGAGCCTGGTGGTACCGGAGCTGTCACCACTCCAACCTGAACGGCGTGTATCTGTACAGTGAAGACAATGACCGCGACCAGGGAATAGACTGGAATACCTGGACGGACCACGTGGACACGCTCATGTTGGTGGAAATGAGACTCCTTCCCACTGGTCTCTTGTCGAACACCGAAAAGCTCCGTAAACCATAG